Part of the Candidatus Nitrospira nitrificans genome is shown below.
CAGATTGGGTAATTTCGTCTTGCCGTTGAATAGGTAATTGCCGAGTACGCCATACAGATTGTAATCCACGAACAACGGGTGACCGGTCAGCAGAAACGGCGAAGCTGCCAGCATGTCGTCGATCGGTTTCAAGAGTTCCGCAAACTGTGCGCACAGATACTGTCGATGGGTGGTCCATTCCTGAATGCACCCTCTTCCGAATTTCCGTTCCTTGTGGCGAATGAGCATCGTCCGTTCAATGAGCGGGCGGGTGGGAACCACATACGTATCGTTCACCTTAAATCCCACCGACTCCAAATCGTTCTCGATATAGCGTGAAAGAATCAGCTGAAGCCCACCGAGGTTCTTGGGAAAAAGGTTAAGCCGATGACGCCGATCCACATAATGCGCCACCTCCTGTCCGAAATCCGTGACGTCGCAGATCCCGCGTTTCCCGTCGATCAGGCAGGACACGGTGTGTCCCTGGCCCTTCGTCGCTTTGATGATCGGAGCCCGATCATGATAGGCGATGTTGTGGAGGCGAAACGGAATACGTTGGCATGTCAGGATGTGTCTGATTGTGATGCAGAAGGGGGACCAAGGAAATTGGATCAGGGTGAGCATGGAGTTTATATGAAGGAAGGGAAGTGAAATCGCAAGCGCCCAATGTGGGTCTCAACAGCTGTGAGTGTTCATGGAGAGCGACTTCAGCAAGTTTGGTAGGCGCATCCGAATTCGTTGGTGAGCCGAATCAGCCATTGCATAGTGGTTTGTGTTGTGCTTTGGCGAAGAGGGAATCAATACGAGTACTACCCTTGACTGGCTTCATCGCCCCACTTGGCGGCGGAATGTGGAGATCATCACAAAAGAACATCACTTCTTGTCCAGTTCGCGTTTCCCTTGCGCTATAGCCAACCCTGTACGCGAGATAACGATAATTGGAATACATTCGGCGTATTGGCTTTGCATCGTCATATGATACCATCCACTTTTGTCGACGGATTTTCTTGGAAATAATGCTCGCTACTTGTTCGTGGTCTTTGTGTGAGTAGTAGTCGAGGTAGAGGTCCTTACCTTTCCGGTAGTATGGCGGATCAAGATATATCAAGGTGCTAGCGGGCCATTTACTTCTGTTCGAGCCTAGAAAAGCTAGCGCGTCCATTTTTGACATATGAATTCTCCTCCGAAGTTTAGCGATCGATTCAATTCGGAAACTCAGTTCTCGCTTATTATAGCGAGCGTCAATCTTCCAGGGTCCGGTCTGGTCCCGCCCTCCAATGATTCCTCCATTCAAGATGCCCGAACGATTTGTGCGATTAAGGAAGAACATTGCGAATCCAAGAGAAAGGTCGTCATGTTCGGATGGGTGGGTTAGAACTCGCTTCTGCCTATCCCAAGCTCGGACAGTGAGGGGAGTATCCTGGATTAACCGAAGTAGATTTTCGGTATGGTCGAGCGTGCTTTTCCAAAATGCATAAACGGGACGGCTAATATCGTTGATGTATACTTCTGAAACGTATTCATGAAAGAGTAGCTCCAGCGCAATTGCTGCCCCACCCGCATAGGGCTCGACATAAACCCCATCAGATAATTCATTCGTCTCTATTATGCTCTTGGCAAAACTAGCGAACTTTGCTTTCCCACCAGGATAGCGGAGTGGTGTGTAATGGATAAGCCGACTAGGAGCAGGCTCTGTAACTGAGGAGCGACTCATGGCCAGACCTGTTCGAAAAATGGCTGGGCATCATTCCAGGCCT
Proteins encoded:
- a CDS encoding glutathione S-transferase family protein, translated to MLTLIQFPWSPFCITIRHILTCQRIPFRLHNIAYHDRAPIIKATKGQGHTVSCLIDGKRGICDVTDFGQEVAHYVDRRHRLNLFPKNLGGLQLILSRYIENDLESVGFKVNDTYVVPTRPLIERTMLIRHKERKFGRGCIQEWTTHRQYLCAQFAELLKPIDDMLAASPFLLTGHPLFVDYNLYGVLGNYLFNGKTKLPNLKHLRRWHQAMATKN
- a CDS encoding DNA adenine methylase — encoded protein: MSRSSVTEPAPSRLIHYTPLRYPGGKAKFASFAKSIIETNELSDGVYVEPYAGGAAIALELLFHEYVSEVYINDISRPVYAFWKSTLDHTENLLRLIQDTPLTVRAWDRQKRVLTHPSEHDDLSLGFAMFFLNRTNRSGILNGGIIGGRDQTGPWKIDARYNKRELSFRIESIAKLRRRIHMSKMDALAFLGSNRSKWPASTLIYLDPPYYRKGKDLYLDYYSHKDHEQVASIISKKIRRQKWMVSYDDAKPIRRMYSNYRYLAYRVGYSARETRTGQEVMFFCDDLHIPPPSGAMKPVKGSTRIDSLFAKAQHKPLCNG